A part of Sebastes umbrosus isolate fSebUmb1 chromosome 21, fSebUmb1.pri, whole genome shotgun sequence genomic DNA contains:
- the LOC119480236 gene encoding amyloid beta A4 precursor protein-binding family B member 1-interacting protein isoform X1: MNMDDIDAMFSDLLGEMDLLTQSLGQETVPPAPLPSTDDEVNLSIGYTDLNESLHELEDCDLDALMADLVADLNATEEKLAAQMEGLKVPTPPLPDLLPPPPTGLSVRPTSSLASPSSPASSTSSNVSTPASSSTSPLPPPPPQSTKPTKEEIEAQMKADKIKLALEKLKEAKVKKLVVKVMMNNGSSKTLMVDERQSVREVLDNMFEKTHCDCNVDWSLCETNPELQLERAFEDHENLVEPLSAWTRDSENKVLFQERGEKYEVFKNPQNFYLWKKDKKALKEIKDKDKEILIQENFCGTSIIVPDLEGVIHLKEDGKKSWKPRLFQLRASGIYYVPKGKTKSSRDLVCFVQFDNLNVYYGKDFKSKYKAPTDFCFLLKHPQIQKESQYIKYMCCDDACSMNLWVTGIRIAKYGASLYENYKTAERKASVSSVWTNRSTPSSSNPSTPSPTIKAKSPSQANGHAPKPQPGPVSEDLDYLPPPPPSLEEMLPPPPPDPVLPPPPPTLASKSSSKPATPQRHLPTNFPLPPPPMDNLPPPPPPPPNDDASEAPPDFLPPPPPATGFGSLPPPPPQLNSFPLPHPPASMDQSLPPPPPDPEFLPPPPPMPMFTGAGAPLPPPPPPPPPPAAAAPRVAVRPPGSVRKMPPVPPKRTTPSMQGGGGGEGDFMSELMKAMNKKRDQ; this comes from the exons AGTCCCTCCATGAACTGGAAGACTGCGATCTGGATGCGCTCATGGCTGATTTGGTGGCTGATCTCAATGCGACGGAAGAGAAACTTGCAGCACAGATGGAAGGTCTGAAGGTGCCAACACCGCCCTTGCCAGACCTGCTGCCGCCACCACCGACGGGCCTGAGCGTCCGCCCCACCTCCTCCCTCGCTTCCCCATCATCACCAGcgagcagcaccagcagcaatGTTAGCACCccggcctcctcctccacctcccctctaCCACCTCCGCCTCCTCAGTCTACAAAGCCTACTAAG GAGGAAATCGAGGCGCAGATGAAAGCAGACAAAATCAAGCTCGCCCTTGAGAAGCTGAAGGAAGCTAAAGTGAAAAAG TTGGTGGTGAAGGTGATGATGAACAACGGCAGCTCCAAGACTCTGATGGTGGACGAGAGGCAGAGCGTCAGAGAAGTTCTGGACAACATGTTTGAGAAAACTCACTGCGACTGCAACGTGGACTGGAGTCTGTGTGAGACCAACCCAGAACTGCAACTTG AACGGGCATTTGAAGACCACGAGAACCTGGTGGAGCCTCTCTCAGCCTGGACGAGGGACAGCGAGAACAAAGTCCTCTTTCAGGAGCGAGGGGAAAAATATGAGGTTTTCAAAAACCCACAG AACTTTTATCTATGGAAGAAGGATAAGAAAGCTctcaaagaaataaaagacaaagacaaggaGATATTGATACAG GAGAACTTCTGCGGGACGTCCATCATCGTGCCTGATCTGGAGGGGGTGATTCACCTCAAAGAAGACGGCAAGAAGTCGTGGAAACCGCGGCTCTTCCAGCTGAGGGCCTCGGGAATTTATTACGTTCCCAAAGGGAAAACCAAG TCATCCCGTGACCTCGTCTGCTTTGTCCAGTTTGACAACCTAAATGTCTACTATGGCAAAGACTTCAAGAGCAAATACAAAGCCCCAACTGACTTCTGCTTTCTGCTGAAG CATCCTCAGATCCAGAAAGAGTCTCAGTACATCAAGTACATGTGCTGCGATGATGCTTGTTCCATGAACCTTTGGGTTACCGGAATACGGATTGCAAAG TACGGTGCGTCGCTGTATGAGAACTATAAAACCGCAGAGAGGAAGGCTTCTGTCAGCTCTGTGTGGACGAACCGCAGCACTCCATCGAGCTCCAATCCGTCAACGCCCTCACCCACCATCAAAG CCAAATCACCAAGCCAGGCTAATGGTCATGCTCCCAAGCCCCAACCAGGACCTGTTTCTGAG GACTTGGACTATCTTCCACCTCCGCCCCCATCATTGGAAGAGATGCTTCCCCCGCCACCTCCAGACCcagtccttcctcctcctccacctacTTTGGCTAGTAAGAGTTCCTCAAAACCTGCCACCCCCCAGCGACACCTGCCAACCAACTTCCCTCTACCTCCACCCCCAATGGATAAcctccctcctccaccgccGCCCCCACCCAACGACGATGCCTCAGAGGCCCCGCCAGACTTcctcccaccacctcctccagccACTGGCTTTGGTTCACTGCCACCTCCTCCGCCGCAATTGAATTCCTTTCCACTACCGCATCCCCCAGCGAGTATGGACCAgtctctgcctcctccaccaccagaTCCAGAGTTTTTACCACCGCCTCCACCTATGCCAATGTTCACAGGGGCTGGAGCACCccttccaccaccaccacctcctcctccaccacctgctgcagcagcaccaAGAGTAGCGGTGCGGCCTCCTGGCTCAGTAAGAAAGATGCCTCCTGTTCCGCCAAAGAGGACTACACCATCGATgcagggaggaggtggaggagaaggagactTCATGTCAGAACTGATGAAGGCCATGAACAAGAAGCGTGATCAATAG
- the LOC119480236 gene encoding amyloid beta A4 precursor protein-binding family B member 1-interacting protein isoform X2 — MDDIDAMFSDLLGEMDLLTQSLGQETVPPAPLPSTDDEVNLSIGYTDLNESLHELEDCDLDALMADLVADLNATEEKLAAQMEGLKVPTPPLPDLLPPPPTGLSVRPTSSLASPSSPASSTSSNVSTPASSSTSPLPPPPPQSTKPTKEEIEAQMKADKIKLALEKLKEAKVKKLVVKVMMNNGSSKTLMVDERQSVREVLDNMFEKTHCDCNVDWSLCETNPELQLERAFEDHENLVEPLSAWTRDSENKVLFQERGEKYEVFKNPQNFYLWKKDKKALKEIKDKDKEILIQENFCGTSIIVPDLEGVIHLKEDGKKSWKPRLFQLRASGIYYVPKGKTKSSRDLVCFVQFDNLNVYYGKDFKSKYKAPTDFCFLLKHPQIQKESQYIKYMCCDDACSMNLWVTGIRIAKYGASLYENYKTAERKASVSSVWTNRSTPSSSNPSTPSPTIKAKSPSQANGHAPKPQPGPVSEDLDYLPPPPPSLEEMLPPPPPDPVLPPPPPTLASKSSSKPATPQRHLPTNFPLPPPPMDNLPPPPPPPPNDDASEAPPDFLPPPPPATGFGSLPPPPPQLNSFPLPHPPASMDQSLPPPPPDPEFLPPPPPMPMFTGAGAPLPPPPPPPPPPAAAAPRVAVRPPGSVRKMPPVPPKRTTPSMQGGGGGEGDFMSELMKAMNKKRDQ, encoded by the exons AGTCCCTCCATGAACTGGAAGACTGCGATCTGGATGCGCTCATGGCTGATTTGGTGGCTGATCTCAATGCGACGGAAGAGAAACTTGCAGCACAGATGGAAGGTCTGAAGGTGCCAACACCGCCCTTGCCAGACCTGCTGCCGCCACCACCGACGGGCCTGAGCGTCCGCCCCACCTCCTCCCTCGCTTCCCCATCATCACCAGcgagcagcaccagcagcaatGTTAGCACCccggcctcctcctccacctcccctctaCCACCTCCGCCTCCTCAGTCTACAAAGCCTACTAAG GAGGAAATCGAGGCGCAGATGAAAGCAGACAAAATCAAGCTCGCCCTTGAGAAGCTGAAGGAAGCTAAAGTGAAAAAG TTGGTGGTGAAGGTGATGATGAACAACGGCAGCTCCAAGACTCTGATGGTGGACGAGAGGCAGAGCGTCAGAGAAGTTCTGGACAACATGTTTGAGAAAACTCACTGCGACTGCAACGTGGACTGGAGTCTGTGTGAGACCAACCCAGAACTGCAACTTG AACGGGCATTTGAAGACCACGAGAACCTGGTGGAGCCTCTCTCAGCCTGGACGAGGGACAGCGAGAACAAAGTCCTCTTTCAGGAGCGAGGGGAAAAATATGAGGTTTTCAAAAACCCACAG AACTTTTATCTATGGAAGAAGGATAAGAAAGCTctcaaagaaataaaagacaaagacaaggaGATATTGATACAG GAGAACTTCTGCGGGACGTCCATCATCGTGCCTGATCTGGAGGGGGTGATTCACCTCAAAGAAGACGGCAAGAAGTCGTGGAAACCGCGGCTCTTCCAGCTGAGGGCCTCGGGAATTTATTACGTTCCCAAAGGGAAAACCAAG TCATCCCGTGACCTCGTCTGCTTTGTCCAGTTTGACAACCTAAATGTCTACTATGGCAAAGACTTCAAGAGCAAATACAAAGCCCCAACTGACTTCTGCTTTCTGCTGAAG CATCCTCAGATCCAGAAAGAGTCTCAGTACATCAAGTACATGTGCTGCGATGATGCTTGTTCCATGAACCTTTGGGTTACCGGAATACGGATTGCAAAG TACGGTGCGTCGCTGTATGAGAACTATAAAACCGCAGAGAGGAAGGCTTCTGTCAGCTCTGTGTGGACGAACCGCAGCACTCCATCGAGCTCCAATCCGTCAACGCCCTCACCCACCATCAAAG CCAAATCACCAAGCCAGGCTAATGGTCATGCTCCCAAGCCCCAACCAGGACCTGTTTCTGAG GACTTGGACTATCTTCCACCTCCGCCCCCATCATTGGAAGAGATGCTTCCCCCGCCACCTCCAGACCcagtccttcctcctcctccacctacTTTGGCTAGTAAGAGTTCCTCAAAACCTGCCACCCCCCAGCGACACCTGCCAACCAACTTCCCTCTACCTCCACCCCCAATGGATAAcctccctcctccaccgccGCCCCCACCCAACGACGATGCCTCAGAGGCCCCGCCAGACTTcctcccaccacctcctccagccACTGGCTTTGGTTCACTGCCACCTCCTCCGCCGCAATTGAATTCCTTTCCACTACCGCATCCCCCAGCGAGTATGGACCAgtctctgcctcctccaccaccagaTCCAGAGTTTTTACCACCGCCTCCACCTATGCCAATGTTCACAGGGGCTGGAGCACCccttccaccaccaccacctcctcctccaccacctgctgcagcagcaccaAGAGTAGCGGTGCGGCCTCCTGGCTCAGTAAGAAAGATGCCTCCTGTTCCGCCAAAGAGGACTACACCATCGATgcagggaggaggtggaggagaaggagactTCATGTCAGAACTGATGAAGGCCATGAACAAGAAGCGTGATCAATAG